In Lacrimispora indolis DSM 755, a genomic segment contains:
- a CDS encoding GNAT family N-acetyltransferase, giving the protein MVKECGSQDRPALLAYLKQEPVYNTFMLADIVDFGFDEKFQTVYMDIEEEECQGVYLCFYQNLLLYSKNGNINISFLKQLLSEYIPDVVMGKIKDVKAVQRILSDHRLEARGLYLLCDPGSLMEENTGIQQASGEDVDDIFAFLQSIPEMRSLYASKQMIEDRIRRNCGIHYLIRENGRIIAHANSTAECEETTMIGGVAVESAARGKKLASQVVSALCRQILAKGKLPCLFCSRGEEHNLYYRIGFRYMGEWATLTAEENSGARGRLPSYIPAYNQIYSDIVSGVYEKGSRLPSETVLSEKYRISRNTLRQALAILTQDGYIHKHQGKGTYVSYDKEKRRKRKIYNFLSEDALEDIVHITMDYNFGPPTRIAREKLGLSEAEDVLASNNVYESENGPIGQSFLQIPVDILTKWQIDLDSEEALLEFMDQDIYRKAENAQVNIQVIEADEQVIPYLGVKPKAPLLHIEQLLYDEGNRAIGRIKYYFRLGKYQIQCRL; this is encoded by the coding sequence ATGGTGAAAGAATGCGGGTCGCAGGACCGCCCTGCCTTGCTTGCCTATCTGAAGCAGGAGCCTGTCTACAATACGTTTATGCTGGCAGATATAGTGGACTTTGGGTTTGACGAAAAATTTCAGACAGTTTATATGGATATTGAGGAGGAAGAGTGCCAGGGAGTTTATCTTTGTTTTTACCAGAACCTTCTCCTTTACAGCAAGAATGGGAATATTAATATTTCCTTTTTAAAACAGCTGCTTTCGGAGTACATACCGGATGTGGTCATGGGAAAGATAAAGGATGTAAAAGCGGTGCAGCGGATTTTGTCCGATCACAGGCTGGAAGCAAGAGGGCTGTATTTACTCTGTGATCCAGGCAGCCTGATGGAGGAAAATACCGGAATCCAGCAGGCTTCAGGGGAAGATGTGGATGATATATTTGCATTTCTCCAGAGCATTCCTGAGATGAGAAGCCTTTATGCATCAAAGCAGATGATTGAAGACCGGATTCGCAGGAACTGCGGAATCCATTACCTGATCCGGGAAAACGGAAGGATCATTGCCCATGCAAACAGTACTGCAGAATGCGAGGAGACCACTATGATCGGCGGGGTGGCAGTGGAGTCTGCGGCAAGAGGGAAGAAGCTGGCGAGCCAGGTGGTGAGCGCACTGTGCAGGCAAATACTTGCTAAGGGCAAGCTTCCCTGTCTGTTTTGCAGCAGGGGAGAGGAGCATAACCTTTATTACCGGATCGGATTCAGATACATGGGAGAATGGGCGACACTGACGGCAGAAGAAAATTCAGGGGCAAGGGGCAGGCTCCCCTCCTATATTCCTGCCTATAACCAGATATACAGCGATATCGTGTCCGGGGTTTACGAAAAAGGAAGCAGGCTTCCCTCAGAGACGGTGCTTTCGGAAAAATACCGCATCAGCCGCAACACACTGAGGCAGGCCCTTGCAATCCTGACTCAGGATGGTTATATCCATAAGCATCAGGGAAAGGGCACATATGTGTCCTATGATAAGGAAAAGAGGCGTAAAAGGAAGATTTATAATTTCCTTTCAGAAGACGCATTGGAGGATATCGTTCATATCACCATGGATTATAATTTCGGGCCTCCCACCCGGATTGCCCGTGAAAAACTGGGGCTTTCCGAAGCTGAGGATGTATTGGCAAGCAATAATGTATATGAAAGTGAAAACGGCCCCATAGGCCAGAGTTTCCTGCAAATACCGGTAGATATATTGACTAAATGGCAGATAGACCTTGATTCGGAAGAAGCATTGCTTGAGTTCATGGATCAGGATATTTATAGAAAGGCAGAAAATGCCCAGGTGAACATCCAGGTGATCGAGGCAGACGAACAGGTGATTCCCTATCTGGGAGTAAAGCCGAAAGCTCCGCTTCTCCATATTGAGCAATTGCTGTATGATGAAGGAAACCGGGCCATTGGCAGAATCAAATATTATTTCCGTTTGGGAAAATATCAGATACAATGCCGACTATAA
- a CDS encoding SAM hydrolase/SAM-dependent halogenase family protein: MKKPLILQSDFGMADGAVSAMYGVAYGVSGDLNISDLTHEIPQYDIWEASYRLIQTVGYWSEGSVFVSVVDPGVGSTRRSIVVRTKNGQYIVSPDNGTLTHVKRITGLESARVIDESVNRLPNSGESYTFHGRDIYAYTGARLAAGIITFEEVGPEVPTESVIELPVVEAVYDGEKVSGTIDVLDVRFGSLWTNIPRALFKSLGVSHGGRVEISIENETRTLYKNILVYAKSFADVYVGEPLVYVNSLDCMAVAINQGNFSRAYNIGTGTNWRITIRKAPRIIYDD; this comes from the coding sequence ATGAAGAAACCACTTATTTTACAGTCGGATTTTGGAATGGCAGACGGCGCGGTCAGCGCCATGTACGGAGTTGCTTACGGCGTATCAGGAGATTTGAATATTTCAGATCTGACTCATGAGATTCCCCAGTATGATATCTGGGAAGCCTCCTACCGGCTGATTCAGACTGTGGGCTACTGGTCAGAGGGTTCAGTTTTTGTCAGTGTGGTTGATCCGGGGGTAGGTTCTACCAGGCGCAGTATCGTGGTGCGGACAAAGAACGGGCAATACATAGTTTCCCCGGATAACGGAACCCTGACCCATGTAAAGAGGATTACCGGCTTGGAAAGCGCTCGGGTCATTGATGAGAGTGTCAACCGTCTCCCCAATTCAGGTGAAAGCTATACCTTTCATGGACGGGATATTTACGCTTATACAGGAGCAAGGCTGGCAGCAGGGATCATCACTTTTGAGGAAGTAGGGCCGGAGGTTCCCACGGAAAGCGTCATTGAGCTGCCGGTTGTGGAGGCTGTCTATGATGGAGAAAAGGTAAGCGGAACCATTGATGTGCTGGATGTGAGGTTTGGAAGCCTATGGACAAATATTCCGAGAGCGCTTTTTAAAAGCCTGGGAGTAAGCCACGGCGGAAGGGTGGAAATCAGCATTGAAAATGAGACCCGTACCTTATATAAAAACATTTTGGTTTACGCTAAAAGCTTTGCCGATGTATATGTGGGAGAACCACTGGTATATGTGAACAGCCTGGACTGCATGGCAGTGGCGATTAACCAGGGGAATTTCTCAAGGGCATATAATATTGGAACAGGAACAAACTGGAGAATTACAATAAGAAAGGCTCCCCGGATAATTTACGATGACTGA